From Halorussus lipolyticus:
GAACCCTACCATGTGTGCGTATCTGAATCGACTGGCCTATTATATGTGCCGCATACCGTCCGACCCGCGGGCTACCGGTCGGTCTCGGTCTCGGTCTCGCGTTCGACGTGTTTTCTGGCGCTCTCGGGCGTCTCGGTCTCCAGCAGGGTCTCGACTTTTCGCTCGAATTCGGCGTCGCTGAGGTCCCCTCGAGCGTATCGACTCCGGAGTTCGTCGAGGGCGTCCCGCTTGGACTCGGTGCCGGCGGTGCGGTCGCGTGCGGTTCGATTCGGTCGGTGGTCGCGCTCGGCGTCGCCGACTCCGAGCGACTTACTCACGAGTTTCACGAGTGGCACGACGACGGCGAACCCGACGGCGAACACGGCCCAGAACCACTCGAAGCCCAGAAATAGCCCGGCGAGACCGAGGCCGAGGACGCCGAGCGAGGTCAGTTTCACCAGCAGGTTCTCGCGGTCATCTACCGGGTCGTCCATGCGGTCGGCTACCATCTTCGGTAACAAAAAGCTTGCAATATATCGGACAGGAACGAATTCTGTTGCTTTCCCCGCGTCAATGGCTTTAAGTTTCTGGCCGAACCTCGGGAGCGCATGGCACGCGAGACTGCGATAATCGACAAGGCGCTGGCGGGGGCGGTCGGCCTCACAGCGGGAGCAGTAATCGGGGCGCACGCGCTCCGACGCTACCGACGAACCGAAGCGACGACCGTCGTCTGCAGAGAATGCGGCGAGGAGCTACCGATGGACGACGTACTCGACCCGACAGTGACCTGCGCCTGCGTGGCACCGCGGGACTCCCACGGCTTCTGGTAGCGGGGTCTTTACCCGCCGCGCATCCTACGGTCCGGCATGGACGACGACGACGAGATGCGCGAGCGACTCGAACAGCGGTTGATGAGCCACGGCGTCTACGTCACCGACCTCACCACCGACGAGGACACCCTCTACATCGACTACGAGACGGCCTCGCCCGGCGAGGGCGTCCCCCACCGCGAGGTCGGCCGGGTCCTCAATCGCCTGCTGGCGCTCCACGACGACGGGTGGGACCCGACCGACGTGCGCGCCGAAGTGGCCAGCATCGAGGACGACCCCCGCGGGTCGTGGCGGGCCGACCGGGAGTGGTTGGTCGGCCACGCGCGCGGGGAGGTTTCGGATGTGGACCTCTCTCAGCGCGTCATCGACACCATCGAGGAGGCCTGAGCGCGTCGGGCGAGGGGAACGATAAAAAATCCAGATTCGTCTGTTAGCAATTCTTTTGATGTGTTTAGGAAATCAAGTCATTTTCTAAACGTGCTTTTTTGATTTTCATCGGGGACTATCGCGGGTCGAGCGCCTGTATTCAGCAGACGGACCGGAACGCTCGGCGCGCCCGACTCTTTCCGTTGACGGAAGTACTTATTACGATACAGTGGGTGGTACTGCTATGGATTCCCCCGGCCTCCCGGACTCGCTCGCCGACACAGTCGCCGTCTTCGAGTGTTCCGATTCGCCGACCGCGCCCTACACGGCCACCGAAGTCGCCGACGGCCTCGACTGCTCGCGCCGGACGGCGTACAACCGCCTCGAACGATTGGCCGAGCGGGGGTTGATAGAAACCAAGAAAGTCGGCGCGCGAGGACGGGTCTGGTGGCGACCGCCGGGCGAGCGACTCGCGGCCGACCGACCGAGCGCGGTGGCGAGCGACGACGCCGAAGCGGCGGCGGAAACCCGCCCGGCGGAGACCGCCGCGGACGAACTCCGCGAGAGCAGGCGAAAGTTCCGGTCGCTCGTGGAGGCCGTCGAGGAGTACGCCATCTTCCGACTCGACCCCGAGGGCCGCGTGGTGAGTTGGAACGAGGGTGCGGCGCGAATCAAGGGGTACGACCGCGATGAGATTCTGGGCGAACACTTCTCGACGTTCTACACCGCCGAGGACCGCGAGGCTGGCGTCCCCGAAGGCAATCTCGCTGACGCCGCCGAGGCGGGCACCATCGAAGACGAGGGGTGGCGCGTCCGGGCCGACGGCACCAGATTTTGGGCCAACGTCACCATCTCGGCGATTCGGGACGACGACGGCGCGCTGGTCGGATACGCCAAAGTCACCCGCGACATGACCGACGACCGCTACGCCGAGGCCGAGCGCCGACTCCTCTACTCTACGACCCGCTCCATCGCCGAGGCCGGTTCCTTCGAGGAGGGCCTTCGGGCCACGCTCCGGGAGGTCTGCGAGGCCACGGATTGGGAGTTCGGCGAGGCGTGGGTCCCGAACGGCGATCGGGTGCTAGAACGCGCGTCGGCCGACTACGTCGCCCCGGACCTCGAAGCGTTCGCAGTGGCCTCCGAGTCGTTCACTTTCGAGTGCGGCGAGGGGCTTCCGGGCCGGGTCTGCGAGACCGGTGAACCGGAGTGGATGCGCGACGTGTCCGACCACTCGACCGCGACCGCGCCCCGAGTCCACCAAGCCGAGAGCGCCGGTATCGAGTCCGCGCTCGGGGTCCCTATCACCACCGACGACGGCGTGGTCGCGGTGCTGGTCCTCACGATGACGGACTCCCGGCCCGCGGACGAGCGGATGGTCGAACTCGTCTCGTCGGTCGGTACGGAACTGGGCGAGTTGGTTGAGCGACTCCGGGCCGAGGACGCGTTGGCCCGCGAGAAAGAACTCACCGACCGAATCTTGGAGGCGAGTCAGGCGGGCATCGCGGTGTTCGCCACCGACGGGAGCGTCGTCCGGTCGAACGAGCGCATGGCCGGTATCCTCGACGTGCCACCGGCCGAGATGAAGCGGTACACCGCCGGGGAACGCGAGATGGCGAACGCCGACGGCGAGGCCATCCGCTTCGAGGAGAAACCGGTCCGCGAGGTCCTCGAAACCGGCGAGACCGTCACCGAGCGCGAGGTCCGCATCGAACTCCCAGACGGCAAGAATCGGTGGCTGTCGGTCACCGCGGACCCCATCGAAGACGGCGACGGGGAGACCGAGCAGGTCGTCGCCACGGCCAACGACGTGACCCGCCTCAAAGCCCAGACCCGGCGACTCGAACGCCAGCGCGAGGACCTGCGCCACGAACTCGACGACGTGTTCGAGCGCATCGACGACGCTTTCGTCGCGCTCGACGACGACCTCCGGTTCACCTACGTCAACGACCGGGCGGCGTCCCTGCTGGAAATCTCGGCCACCGAACTGCTGGGCCGCCGAATCTGGGATGAACTCGAACCGGGACCGGTCGCCGAGGAGGCCTTCGAGGAGGCCCTCTCGACGCAGGAATCGGCCACCTTCGAGGAGTTCTACGACCTGCTGGACCGCTGGTTCGAGGTCCACCTCTACCCCTCCGACACCGGCCTGTCGGTCTACTTCCGGGACGTGACCGAGCGCAGAGAGCGGTCCCGCGAACTCGAACGCTACGAGGCCGTGGTCGAGAGGCTCTGGGACGGCGTCTACGCTCTGGACGACAACGAGCGGTTTGCGATGGTCAACCGCCAGCTCCTCGAAATGACGGGCTACGACCGCGACGAACTGCTGGGCGAACCCGGCGCAGTCGTCCACAGCGACAAGATCAACGAGACCGCTGAGAAGCTAAGTTCCGAAGTCGCCGCCGGCGAGCGCGAGGGGGCCTCGATAGAGTTCGACCTGAAGACCGCCGACGGCGGGACGATTCCGGTCGAGAGCCGATTCGGTCCCTACGGTCCCGACGACAGGCACGCCCGGACCGGCGTGGTCCGGGACGTGTCCGACCGCAAACAGTTCGAGGAGACCCTCAAATCGCTCCACGACTCGTCGCGGGACCTCCTCACAGCGGAGACCAAAGCCGAGGTCGGCGAGGTCGTGGTCGATGCGGCCACCGAGGTACTGGACCTGTCGGGCGTGGTGGTCTACCGCTACGACCCCGACGACGACCGACTCGTCCCCGCCGAGCAGTCGGTCGAAGCCGGGTTCATGCGCGAGGAGTTCCCCGAGACGCCGGCCGACGAGACCAGTATCACGGGGACCGTCTTCGGGGACGGCGACCCGGCCCACTACGACGACATCCGCGAGGCTCCGAACCTGCACGTGGACCCCGACGAGACCGAGATGCGGGCCGGGTCGTTCGCGCCGATGGGCGACCACGGTCTCCTCGTCGTCGGGTCCAGAGCAGTCGGCGAATTCGACCACCGGACCGGCCAACTGGTCGAACTGCTGGCGGCCAACGCCGAGGCCGCGTACGACCGGGTGGGTCGGGAGGAGTCCCTGCACCGCCACCGCGAGCGACTCACCGCGCTCAACAACCTGAACGCGGTCGTCCGGGACATCAACGAGGCCGTCGTCCAGCAGTCCACCCGCGACGAGATAGCGTCGGTCGTCTGTGACCGCCTCGCCGAGTCGGACTCCTACGAGTTCGCGTGGTTCGGGGAAGTGGACCCCCGGAACGAGGACGTGACGCTCACCGCGGAGTCGGGCGTCGATGGCTACGTCGAGGCCATCGACATCTCGGTGAATCCCGACGACGAGACCGCTCGCGGTCCGGCAGGCAGGGCCGCCCGGACCATGGAGGTGCAGGTCGTCCACGACGTGATGACGGCAGACGAGTTCGAACCGTGGCGCGAGCAGGCCAGAGAGTACGGCTTCCGGTCGTCGTCGGCCGTCCCGGTCGTCCACGAGAACAGCCTCTACGGCATCTTGTGCATCTACGCCGACCGACTGAACGCCTTCGAGGGCGAGGAGCGACAGGTGGTGCGCCAACTCGGCGAAATCGTCGGCCACGCCATCGCCGGCGTCGAGCGAAAGCGGGCGCTGATGAGCGACGAACTGGTCGAACTGGAGTTCCGGATTCGGGACGTGTTCGAGACGCTCGGGGTTCCGCCATCGGAAGGGACGATTTCGTTCGCCCGGACCGTGCCGGTGGGCGACGGCGAGTTCATCGAATACGGTACCGCCAGCGACGACGCGATGGCGACACTGCGGACGCTCACCGAGAAACTCCCCCACTGGGAGGAGCTATCGGTGATAACCGAGGAGTTCGGGACCACGCGCTTCGAGTTGCGACTCTCGGAACCGCCGGTCATCTCGACCGTCGCGTCCCACGGCGGCCACATCAAGGAGGCCGCTATCGAAGACGGCGATTACCGCATGACCCTCCACTTTCCCCCGACCGTGGACGTTCGGCAGGTGGTCGAGCGCGTCGAGGACTCGTATCCGACCATCGAGGCCGTGACGCGCCGACAGGTCTCGGTGTCGGGCGAGTCGGTTCGCGGACTCGACCGGGTGCTGTCCGAGCAGTTGACCGACCGCCAGCGGACCGCGCTGGAGGCCGCCTACTTCGCTGGGTTCTTCGAGTGGCCCCGAGAGAGTAGCGCCCAAATGGTCGCCGACTCGCTGGACGTCGCCGACGCGACGTTCCACCAGCACGTCCGACTCGCCGAGAGCAAGGTGTTAGGCGCGCTGTTCGAGCAGTCCCGAAAACATCAGTTTGCGTAACCTCATGACTTAGGCAACGCCATTAATTCGGTTCGTAAGAAATCAACAGACGAGAAATGTCCCGCTCCCCGACTATGAATCGAAACTCGGACGACCCGGATTCGGCGTTCGGTCGCTCGCTGGACGACGTGTTTCGCGCGCTGGCGGACCACCACCGTCGCCGGATACTCTCGCTGGTCCGAGCGCGCGACGGCGACCTGTCCGAGTCCGACCTCGCCAGCCTCCTCGTCGCCGAGGAGTCCGGCAAGCCCCTCCTCGACGTGACCGATAACGAACACCAGCGAGTTCACACGCAACTGCGCCACGTCCACCTGCCGAAACTGGCCGAGACCGACCTGCTCCGCTGGAACGAGGCCCGCGGGACGGTTGCGACCGGTCTCCTCGGCGCGGCGGCCCCGATTCTCGACGGGGCGAGCGCGGACGCCGATTCCGGCGAGTTAGACGGCGTGCTGTCGGCGCTGGCCGTCGAGCGCCGCCGAACCCTCCTCTCGGTCCTGCGCGAGAAGGACGCGCTCGAACCGGGCGAACTCGCCGAGCGAGTCGCCGTGCGGGAGGTCCGACGCGGCGCGGGTGAGTCCACACCGACCCCGACCGACGACGAAATCGCGTCGGTTCGGGCCAGTCTCCGGCACAGCCATCTGCCCAAGTTGGCCGGGGTTGGCCTCGTGGACCGCGACGAGGACGGGGTTTCCTTCGACGGACATCCGGCCTTCGACCCCCGGTGGCTTCATCTCGCCGACGAGTAGGATGTTCGGCCCGTTCCGAGTCGTCTGCGAGGACGCGGGGTGTTCGTTCCGGGAACGGATTTCCCGCGGTGAGACCGCCCAAGACTCGGCCGAGGCCCACAGTAAGCGCCACGGCCACGTCGTCTCTATCACCGACGTAACCACCGGGTCGGCGGTCGAAATCGGTTTCTGATTCGGTCTATTCGAAAACTTCTGCGAGCGCGTCCATCGTCTCGGCGACGCGCTGGCGGTCGGCGTTGTAGCCCATGTGCCCGACCCGAAGCACGTCGTCGGCCATCTCGCCCAGACCGGTCGCCACGACGACGCCGTGGTCCGATTCGAGGCGGGCTTGGAGGTCGCTGGCCCGGCTATCGACCCGGAAGGCGGTCACGGTGGGCGAGCAGAGTGCGTCGTCCGCGGGGACGGGTTCGAGTCCGAGGTCACGGCCGCGCTCTCGGCAGAACTCGGCGACCTCGGCGTGGCGGTCGAAGGCGTTTTCGAGGCCCTCGTCCAGCAGTCGGTCGAGCGAGGCGTCCAGCGCGTAGAGGTTCGAGACGGCGTGGGTGTAGGGCAGGTGGGGCGGTTGGTCGTCGGGAATCTCCACGTCGCGCCACGGTTCGAGACTGGTGTAGAAGGTGTCTTGGTCGGTCTGCTCGACTTTCTGCCACGCCCGGTCGCTGACCGAGAGGGTGGTCAACCCCGGCGGGGAACTCAGACACTTCTGGGACGCGCCCAGACACACGTCGATGTCCTCGGTCGGGACCGGCGCGCCGCCGAGCGACGAGACCGCATCGACGATTGTGACGACGCCCGCGTCCTGCAAGACGCTCAGAATTTCGCCGAGGTCGTTGAGGAGACCGGTCGGCGTCTCGCAGTGGACCATCGTGGCCACTGCGAAGTCGTGGTCCTCCACGGCGGATTTGACGGTCTCGGGGTCGAATCCCGAATCGCGGGGTGCCTCGTGGACCACGGCCTCGCCGCCGTGCATCTCCACGAAGTCGGCGAAGCCTGCGCCGAACAGACCGTTGGCGAGGCAGAGAACTTCGTCGTCCTCCTCGACCAGCGAGGCCACGCTGGCTTCGAGGCCGAGCATCCCCTCG
This genomic window contains:
- a CDS encoding SHOCT domain-containing protein, whose translation is MDDPVDDRENLLVKLTSLGVLGLGLAGLFLGFEWFWAVFAVGFAVVVPLVKLVSKSLGVGDAERDHRPNRTARDRTAGTESKRDALDELRSRYARGDLSDAEFERKVETLLETETPESARKHVERETETETDR
- a CDS encoding PAS domain S-box protein, with amino-acid sequence MDSPGLPDSLADTVAVFECSDSPTAPYTATEVADGLDCSRRTAYNRLERLAERGLIETKKVGARGRVWWRPPGERLAADRPSAVASDDAEAAAETRPAETAADELRESRRKFRSLVEAVEEYAIFRLDPEGRVVSWNEGAARIKGYDRDEILGEHFSTFYTAEDREAGVPEGNLADAAEAGTIEDEGWRVRADGTRFWANVTISAIRDDDGALVGYAKVTRDMTDDRYAEAERRLLYSTTRSIAEAGSFEEGLRATLREVCEATDWEFGEAWVPNGDRVLERASADYVAPDLEAFAVASESFTFECGEGLPGRVCETGEPEWMRDVSDHSTATAPRVHQAESAGIESALGVPITTDDGVVAVLVLTMTDSRPADERMVELVSSVGTELGELVERLRAEDALAREKELTDRILEASQAGIAVFATDGSVVRSNERMAGILDVPPAEMKRYTAGEREMANADGEAIRFEEKPVREVLETGETVTEREVRIELPDGKNRWLSVTADPIEDGDGETEQVVATANDVTRLKAQTRRLERQREDLRHELDDVFERIDDAFVALDDDLRFTYVNDRAASLLEISATELLGRRIWDELEPGPVAEEAFEEALSTQESATFEEFYDLLDRWFEVHLYPSDTGLSVYFRDVTERRERSRELERYEAVVERLWDGVYALDDNERFAMVNRQLLEMTGYDRDELLGEPGAVVHSDKINETAEKLSSEVAAGEREGASIEFDLKTADGGTIPVESRFGPYGPDDRHARTGVVRDVSDRKQFEETLKSLHDSSRDLLTAETKAEVGEVVVDAATEVLDLSGVVVYRYDPDDDRLVPAEQSVEAGFMREEFPETPADETSITGTVFGDGDPAHYDDIREAPNLHVDPDETEMRAGSFAPMGDHGLLVVGSRAVGEFDHRTGQLVELLAANAEAAYDRVGREESLHRHRERLTALNNLNAVVRDINEAVVQQSTRDEIASVVCDRLAESDSYEFAWFGEVDPRNEDVTLTAESGVDGYVEAIDISVNPDDETARGPAGRAARTMEVQVVHDVMTADEFEPWREQAREYGFRSSSAVPVVHENSLYGILCIYADRLNAFEGEERQVVRQLGEIVGHAIAGVERKRALMSDELVELEFRIRDVFETLGVPPSEGTISFARTVPVGDGEFIEYGTASDDAMATLRTLTEKLPHWEELSVITEEFGTTRFELRLSEPPVISTVASHGGHIKEAAIEDGDYRMTLHFPPTVDVRQVVERVEDSYPTIEAVTRRQVSVSGESVRGLDRVLSEQLTDRQRTALEAAYFAGFFEWPRESSAQMVADSLDVADATFHQHVRLAESKVLGALFEQSRKHQFA
- a CDS encoding DUF7344 domain-containing protein, which gives rise to MNRNSDDPDSAFGRSLDDVFRALADHHRRRILSLVRARDGDLSESDLASLLVAEESGKPLLDVTDNEHQRVHTQLRHVHLPKLAETDLLRWNEARGTVATGLLGAAAPILDGASADADSGELDGVLSALAVERRRTLLSVLREKDALEPGELAERVAVREVRRGAGESTPTPTDDEIASVRASLRHSHLPKLAGVGLVDRDEDGVSFDGHPAFDPRWLHLADE
- a CDS encoding pyridoxal-phosphate-dependent aminotransferase family protein yields the protein MVEDDELLMTPGPTAVPPEVREAMAQAPLNPDVQAEFSPFYRDVLDKLSAVHGTDDDALVLSGEGMLGLEASVASLVEEDDEVLCLANGLFGAGFADFVEMHGGEAVVHEAPRDSGFDPETVKSAVEDHDFAVATMVHCETPTGLLNDLGEILSVLQDAGVVTIVDAVSSLGGAPVPTEDIDVCLGASQKCLSSPPGLTTLSVSDRAWQKVEQTDQDTFYTSLEPWRDVEIPDDQPPHLPYTHAVSNLYALDASLDRLLDEGLENAFDRHAEVAEFCRERGRDLGLEPVPADDALCSPTVTAFRVDSRASDLQARLESDHGVVVATGLGEMADDVLRVGHMGYNADRQRVAETMDALAEVFE